The segment AAGAACTGGCCGTCATCGAGGAAAAGGCGCCGGATGGCAGCAGCACCGGCACGGCGGCCACGTCGCGGCCCATGCCCTGGCTCGACAAGCTGATCCGCGTGCGCGAGGTGCCAGCTGTTACCACCAGCCGTGGCGTGTTTGCCTCGTGGAATATCCTTGGCTGCGCGCTCGGCTATTGCTGCCAGCTGGGCATTTCCAGCGTGCTGCTGGCCTGGATCCCCACGTATTTGCTGACCGTCAAACAATTTTCCATCATGAACATGGGCATGGTGGCGGCCGCGCCGTGGGTGGGCGCCGTCTTCGGCAATATCCTCGGTGGCTTGCTGGCCGACCGCGTGCTCGACAAGCGCAGGAAGCCCGGCATGCTCATTTCCGCCCTGTCGACGGCCGTCATGATGTATTTGCTGATCCATGCGCCGGCCGACCCGCTGCAATACGGTGCGCTGTTATTCCTCACGGGCGTGCTGCTGAGCATAGGTTTTTCCGCCTACATGGTGTATCCGATGCAATTCGTCTCGAAGGAAAAATTCCCCGTGGCGAACGCCGTCGTCAACATGGGCGGCCAATTGGGCGGCGCGGCCACGCCGTGGATCGTCGGCATGCTGTTGGATCATTACGGCTGGGATTATGTGTTCGGCTTCATGGCAGCCATTTCCTGCCTGACTTTCCTCGTGGTGTTGACGATCGCCGAACCGCTGAAGCTGCGGCCGTCAGGGCAGCAGCAATGAATGCTGGCTGGCCGTATGAAAGTCGCGCCAGACGCGGTTGATGGTGCTGTCTTCGCGGGCCGCGTACAGGCCGCAGTACGGGTACAGGCCATCGACTGCCGTGCGGCAGGCGGCGACCAGGTCCAGTGAACTCGTCTGTACGGCCTGCATGCCGTCCGCGTCGAGCGCCGCGCCGCCCGCTACCTGGGCCCAGCTGTCGTCCAGCACGGCATAGAAGCGGGCGCGGGCGGCCGTGCAGGCATCTTTTTTCCCTTGCAGCATGGCGGCTACTTCCGGCACGTCCAGCAACGGCAAGCCGGCGCGCGCGTGGCGGCGGTGGCGCATGCACTCCTCGGCCAATTGCATGAAATGCGCGGCCATGCCGGCCACGTTGGCGGCCAGGGTCACGTAGGCGAGCGAGTAGAACGGGTAGCGGTACAGGGGGCCATCGGCCGTCGCGGTGTCGGCGCTGATCGTGAAGCCATGTTCTTTGCCGAGCCACTGGCCATCGATGCGGTAACTGTGCGAGGCGCTGGCGCGCATGCCGATGCTGTTCCACGAGGGTACCAGCTGCACCAGCGCGGCGGGGACGAGAAAGGCGCGGATGCGCGGCTTGCCGTCCGCATCGAGCAGGGGCTGGCCATCGCGCCGCAGCAGGGCGTTCAGGGTAAAGTGCGTGGCCATCGGCGCGCCGCTGGCGTAGTCCCAGCTGCCCGTGATGCGGTAGCCGTCGCCTTCTTCGTCCGCGTAACCAGTCGCCGCGCCGCTGCCGCCCAGGCAGACGCGGGGCGTGCCGATGATGGCCCGCGCCATGTCCGGCGCCAGAAAGCCCGCGAACCAGCCCGCGCCCGCGCACAGGGTCAGCACCCAGCCCATGCTGCCATCGACGGCGGCCACCGCTTCTTCCAGACGCACCACTTGCGGCAGGGGCAGCTCGGCGCCACCCGCGCCGCGCGGCGCCAGCATCGTCAGCCAGCCGCGCCGGTGCAGCAAGGCTTGCTGCACCGGATGCAAAAAGCGGGCCGCATCGGCCGCCTGGGCGTGGCGGGCGATGCGGCGCGCGTCGCGTTCGGTAAGGGTAGCAAGGGTAGCAATGGCAGCGTGCGGCATGGGCAAAGTCCGGCTATGGCAAAGGCGGGCATTTTCGCACAGCGCGGCGGCGCCGTTGCCGTCAGCCGTGCGGCAAGGCGATTTTTTCCATCACGGCGCGCAGCAGCATGGCGTCCGGTACTGCCGCCGGGGCCGAGCGCCAGGCGATGATGCCGTCCGGCCGGACGATCACGGCGCCGTCATCGCCTGTGCCGAAAGTGTCGCCGAACGCCTGGTCGGCGGGGAAAATCACGTCGGCGCCGGCCAGCAAGGTCTTCAACGACAGGTGCGCGGCGGCGGCGGACCAGCGGGGATCGGCTGTCAGCAGCACGAAATCCTCGGTCAACAGGTCGATGCTGGAGACGCTGTTGCCGCGATGCCGTACCCATACGTGGCGCGCGCGCGTGCCTGGCTGGCCGTTCCAGTCGCGCGGGTGGGCGGCCGGCGGCAGTACCGCGTCCGCGCCGAGGATGGCGCTGGAGCGTGTCAGCTGGCCCAGTTCCATCGCAAGGTTGCCATACAGTGGCGCGTCCTGGTAGCCGTCGCCGACCCATTTCGCGTAGTCCGGCCGGGCGAAGGTTTGCTGGTGCCGCAGCCAGGCGATGGGCCGGCGCTCATCCGTATAGGTGTCGAGCAGGGCAGGGCGCGATTGTTGCCGCACCACCCTTTGCAGCTTCCATGCCAGGTTGTAGACGTCGTCGATGCCCGTGTTGGCGCCGTAGCCGCCGCGCGTGGGCGGCAATTGATGGGCAGAATCGCCGGCCAGGAAAATGCGCCCCTCGCTGAACCTGTCCGCGATCAGGCCGGCCAGCTCCCAGCGCCCCGTCGTGATCAGCTCGAACGCCATGTCCTTGCCCAGGGCCTGGCGGACCAGCGCCCGCAATTGCGCGTCGGTGCTCTCGCTTTGTTCTTCAAACATGAGGAACCAGCGTCCATCGGAATACGTGCCCAGGAAACCCTTGAAGCCTGGCTGGTCAATGTCGAACTGGCGGATGCCCCGTTCCAGAAAGGCGTCCGCCTCCGCGCAGCGGAACAGCACGCTGCGCAGCACGCGCAGGGGACCGGCGCCCTGGCGCGCGATGCCCAGCTGTTCGCGGATGGGGCTGGCCGCGCCATCGGCGGCGATCAGGTAATCGGCCGTGACGGCATAGCATGCGCCCGTGTCGCGCTGGCGCAGCTGGGCCGTGACGCGCTGCGCATCCTGCTGCACGGACAGCAGTTCCACGCCTGTGCGCAGGTCCGCGCCCCGTGCGCGGGCGGCCTCGCGCAGTATCGGTTCCAGCAAATCCTGCGCGATGGCGGCGCCGGCCATGGGCGAGGCCTTGCCGTCGCGCTCTTCCGGCTGGCCTGGCGTCCATGGCAATTCCTCGTAGTGCTGGCCCGCCAGGCTTTCCACGCGGGCGCGGCGCACGGTGGCGCCGGGCGGTACCTGGGGAATGCGCTCGGCGATGCCGGCGGCGCGGAAAAATTCCAGCGTGTGTTCCGTAAAGCCCGTGGCGCGGGGATGGGCGGCGCTGCCGTGGTGTTTTTCAACGAGGATATGCGGCACGCCCCGCCATGCAAGGAAGAGCGAGGCTGAAAGCCCGACGAGACTGCCGCCGATGATGAGTACAGGGGTGTGGATTGAAGCTGGTTTCATGATGTCGTCCTGGAGGTTGTGCAGAGCACACTCGGTCAAGGACGTGGTGATTTTTCGCGGCAGGCGGAACGCCGTTCAGGCAGCAGGGTGACGGAACGCACGCCGACGAAAAAACGGCGCACGTCCGCTTTTCGTCGTGGTCCGCGGCCCCCAGGGCTGGAATATGACCGTCCGCAGGCGGACGGCTGACCGGGGCTCACCACGCCGGTCCACCTTTTTCGACGCCACGATCTTAGCACGGGACTGTCGCGCGCCGCCAGCCCGGGGAAACCCCATGCAGCGGCGTTCAGGCGGCCTGGGCAAGTCCTTCCGCTTCCAGCGCCGCCTTGACGCTGTCGCGCTCGGTCATGCGGCCCAGGAATGCCTGCACATTGGCCAGCTGCGACAGGTCCACGCCCAGCTGCGGCGCCCAGCCAGTCACGGCGAACAGGTAGGGATCGGCCACGGTCATCGTGTCGCCGGTCAGGTAGGCCCGGCCTTCCAGGCGGCTGTCGATCCACGCATATTTCTTGCCCAGTTGCTCGATGAAGATGGCCTTGGTGGCGGCGTCGATGCGGGAATCGAACAGGGGACTGAACGACTTGTGCAGCTCGGACGTGATGTAATTCTGCCATTCCAGCACCTTGTAGCGGGCCAGGCTGCCCACGGGCGGCAATAAATCCTGCCTGCCCGCCAGTTCCGCGATGTACTGGGCGATGACCGGGCCTTCGCTCAAGGTCGTGCCATCGTCGAGCGCCAGCAGCGGGACCTGGCCTTTGGGGTTGAGTTCATAGTAACTGCCGCCTTCCGGCGTCCGGTGCTGGCCCAGGTCGACCTTGACGAGGGTGAACGGCGTGCCCGTTTCGCGCAGGATGATGTGCGGCGCCAGCGAGCAGGCGCCCGGCGAGTAAAAGAGTTTCATGGCGATCCTATCCTTGAACAGGTGGGGAAGATGCCACTATAGACCTGTGCCGCCGCGCGATCAACGCGCGCACGCGCAATCGGCTATTGGCGTGCGGTGGGCGATTGCGCTGGCTCAAGCGAGGCAACGGCGTCCGCGCCGAGACCCGGGGGCAGGGGAGGCTATAATCCGGGCATGTTGACAAGTCTTGCTCAACGTCATTACGAGGCCGCCCATGCACAAACTGATTTCCGAACTCACCCGTTTGTATCTGTTCGATGAACAGCAGCAATACGTCGATGCGGACGGCGGCGCGCAGCTGCTGACGCCGGCCGTGCTGGCGCGCCATCTGTCGGGCGAACAGACGGTGGCGGTGCAACTGGTGACCGGGAGCGGCCTGACGCGCGCGCTGGTACTGGAGTTCGGTGGCAAGGGCGGCGGCGAAGCGCACTGGAGCGCGCTGTGCACGATCGCCAATGCCGTACAGCACGAGCTGGACTTGCCGGCGCCCGCCGTCAGCATTTCGGGCACGGCGTTCCAGTTGTGGCTGTCCCTGGCCACGCCCGTGCCCGTCACCCAGGCGCGCCAGTTCGTGCAACTGCTGCGCTCCACCTTTTTACCCGTTTCGACGGACATCCTCGCCGCCGCGCCGCCAGACTACGTGGAACAGGCGGCGCTGCCGCCCGCGTTGCAGCCGTCGGGCAAATGGGCCGCCTTCATCCACCCCAGCATGGGCGCCGCTTTCGTCGACGAGCCTGGCCTGGACATGCCGCCGCCGCCGACGGCACAGCTGGGCTTCCTGGAAGGCTTGCGCAGCATCAATCCGGGACAATTCGCGCAGGCGCTGGCCAAGTTGCAGGGACATGCGGGGCTGGCAAATGCCGTGCCGGCTCCCGTCGCCGCTCCATTGCCAACGGTGGTGACCCAGTCACCGACGCAGCCGGGCTTGCTGCTGCAGGACGCCAGCCTGGAAGACATCGTGCGCTGGCTGCATGCGCGTAATATCGAGCCGACGTTCCGGCACCGGTTGCCGTAGCGGGGCGCTTGCAGCTGTCGGCCAGTAGCGGACGACAGATACGCTCCACAAACAATACAGCCCTTTATTCTTTAATACACTCCGTATAGTCGATATGAAGCCAGAAGTTCAGCCCAACAAGATCGTTGTTCTCTCAGGTTCGGGCATCAGCGCGGAAAGCGGTTTGCCAACCTTCCGCGATTCAAATGGCCTTTGGAAAACGTATTCGTGGGAAGAGGTAGCTAGTCCTGATGGCTGGAATTGTCGCCCTGAAGCTGTCTTGGAGTTTTATAACGAACGTAGACTTAAAGCATCGCAAGCATCTCCGAATGTGGGCCATCAAGCAATCGCTTCTCTTGAGGCGGCCTACGATGTGGTCGTAATTACCCAGAATGTGGACGAGTTGCATGAGCGCGCAGGGTCACGAAGAGTGATTCATCTGCATGGAGAACTTGTTTATGCACGTGGAACTTCGGAAGCACGCAACCGCTACCGAATTGACGCTGCACCCATTTTAATGGGGCAGGTTTGTGAAGATGGAACACAACTTCGGCCAGACATTGTTTGGTTCGGTGAAACTGTACAGTTTCTCGAAGAGGCACGCTACCATATCGCCACCGCGTCCCGAGTCCTTGTGGTCGGCACATCGTTATCTGTTTTCCCAGCTGCTTCTTTAGTCAAGGCTGCACGCGGCAGGGCCATGAAAGTGCTGGTTTCTCTCGCTATTGAAAAGCTACCGTATGGTTTCACATTCTTGCGAGGCAAGGCCTCTGAGATTCTTCCTACTTTGGCAGAAAAGTGGCTCAATGAGGCGCGTAAAAATACTGTGTGGTAACGACGCAGTATAAACGTCAGTTGAGCTCTGGTTTGGAAAGATCGCTTTGGCCACGGAATCTGTGCATGATGGCAACTGGCCAAAAGGGAACGTCCTTGAAATTTGCCAATTGACGAGAGCACATGATAGTCACTACCCATCTACACATGACCCATATTATTTCCTACGAAAGCATCAATAAAATAGCGTTCGGAGTCCAGGAGTCCTGCGTCATCGCCGTATTCGGCACTCCCGAAAGGCGAACCCATAATCGGGCAGGAGACCAGGAGTTACACTATCCGGGCATCATCTTGCGGCATGAAGCCCCGTCCGGCGCCCTTCGTGAAGT is part of the Janthinobacterium sp. 67 genome and harbors:
- a CDS encoding MFS transporter, producing MHTITTAPAAAPAAPLAARRPTRYRWVVAALFFIVYTIAAADRANLGVVLPFLRKEFEMSNTDAGGLVSLFLVAYALAQLPSAWLLSKFGVRRVFTISMILTSIATGLTGLVGSLLSLKLCRIGLGLAEGPLPIGVTTTINHWFPSREKGTASGLFLSAVKFGPVITPILGAAIIAAWGWREVFIWFSVPGVILAIFWYFLVTNKPGESRFVNAEELAVIEEKAPDGSSTGTAATSRPMPWLDKLIRVREVPAVTTSRGVFASWNILGCALGYCCQLGISSVLLAWIPTYLLTVKQFSIMNMGMVAAAPWVGAVFGNILGGLLADRVLDKRRKPGMLISALSTAVMMYLLIHAPADPLQYGALLFLTGVLLSIGFSAYMVYPMQFVSKEKFPVANAVVNMGGQLGGAATPWIVGMLLDHYGWDYVFGFMAAISCLTFLVVLTIAEPLKLRPSGQQQ
- a CDS encoding acyl-CoA dehydrogenase, coding for MPHAAIATLATLTERDARRIARHAQAADAARFLHPVQQALLHRRGWLTMLAPRGAGGAELPLPQVVRLEEAVAAVDGSMGWVLTLCAGAGWFAGFLAPDMARAIIGTPRVCLGGSGAATGYADEEGDGYRITGSWDYASGAPMATHFTLNALLRRDGQPLLDADGKPRIRAFLVPAALVQLVPSWNSIGMRASASHSYRIDGQWLGKEHGFTISADTATADGPLYRYPFYSLAYVTLAANVAGMAAHFMQLAEECMRHRRHARAGLPLLDVPEVAAMLQGKKDACTAARARFYAVLDDSWAQVAGGAALDADGMQAVQTSSLDLVAACRTAVDGLYPYCGLYAAREDSTINRVWRDFHTASQHSLLLP
- a CDS encoding FAD-dependent monooxygenase; amino-acid sequence: MKPASIHTPVLIIGGSLVGLSASLFLAWRGVPHILVEKHHGSAAHPRATGFTEHTLEFFRAAGIAERIPQVPPGATVRRARVESLAGQHYEELPWTPGQPEERDGKASPMAGAAIAQDLLEPILREAARARGADLRTGVELLSVQQDAQRVTAQLRQRDTGACYAVTADYLIAADGAASPIREQLGIARQGAGPLRVLRSVLFRCAEADAFLERGIRQFDIDQPGFKGFLGTYSDGRWFLMFEEQSESTDAQLRALVRQALGKDMAFELITTGRWELAGLIADRFSEGRIFLAGDSAHQLPPTRGGYGANTGIDDVYNLAWKLQRVVRQQSRPALLDTYTDERRPIAWLRHQQTFARPDYAKWVGDGYQDAPLYGNLAMELGQLTRSSAILGADAVLPPAAHPRDWNGQPGTRARHVWVRHRGNSVSSIDLLTEDFVLLTADPRWSAAAAHLSLKTLLAGADVIFPADQAFGDTFGTGDDGAVIVRPDGIIAWRSAPAAVPDAMLLRAVMEKIALPHG
- the gstA gene encoding glutathione transferase GstA; the protein is MKLFYSPGACSLAPHIILRETGTPFTLVKVDLGQHRTPEGGSYYELNPKGQVPLLALDDGTTLSEGPVIAQYIAELAGRQDLLPPVGSLARYKVLEWQNYITSELHKSFSPLFDSRIDAATKAIFIEQLGKKYAWIDSRLEGRAYLTGDTMTVADPYLFAVTGWAPQLGVDLSQLANVQAFLGRMTERDSVKAALEAEGLAQAA
- a CDS encoding TOTE conflict system archaeo-eukaryotic primase domain-containing protein: MHKLISELTRLYLFDEQQQYVDADGGAQLLTPAVLARHLSGEQTVAVQLVTGSGLTRALVLEFGGKGGGEAHWSALCTIANAVQHELDLPAPAVSISGTAFQLWLSLATPVPVTQARQFVQLLRSTFLPVSTDILAAAPPDYVEQAALPPALQPSGKWAAFIHPSMGAAFVDEPGLDMPPPPTAQLGFLEGLRSINPGQFAQALAKLQGHAGLANAVPAPVAAPLPTVVTQSPTQPGLLLQDASLEDIVRWLHARNIEPTFRHRLP
- a CDS encoding SIR2 family NAD-dependent protein deacylase; its protein translation is MKPEVQPNKIVVLSGSGISAESGLPTFRDSNGLWKTYSWEEVASPDGWNCRPEAVLEFYNERRLKASQASPNVGHQAIASLEAAYDVVVITQNVDELHERAGSRRVIHLHGELVYARGTSEARNRYRIDAAPILMGQVCEDGTQLRPDIVWFGETVQFLEEARYHIATASRVLVVGTSLSVFPAASLVKAARGRAMKVLVSLAIEKLPYGFTFLRGKASEILPTLAEKWLNEARKNTVW